From Falco cherrug isolate bFalChe1 chromosome 4, bFalChe1.pri, whole genome shotgun sequence, one genomic window encodes:
- the MEX3D gene encoding RNA-binding protein MEX3D: protein MPGSIYQPEGGQPARGPPRCLALLSPPPPAGQDPPPEPEPGREREAPPPPAQDEAAALRFALDQLSLLGLEEAGERGRRAAEAGGAGPAEPEAAAGGLQVRERGGGGGGSPPAPGPASPPAAFGNFAPHLAPAGALLAEPLGAPGSRKKSVNMTECVPVPSSEHVAEIVGRQGCKIKALRAKTNTYIKTPVRGEEPVFIVTGRKEDVEMAKREILSAAEHFSMIRATRNKVNGLTGAMQGPPNLPGQTTIQVRVPYRVVGLVVGPKGATIKRIQQQTHTYIVTPSRDKEPVFEVTGMPENVDRAREEIEAHITMRTGSFIDVNADNDFHSNGTDVCLDLQGSTASLWAKAPHPAHRPSAALRNDSLSSLGSASTESYYSGRVADASPTSPYSTSSGFTFSEPPAPLGSEECDFGFDFLALDLTTPTTIWSPFERSANPLQAFSSCSSINGSQRRNSSAATPRHSPTLPESGGVALDHPLARRIQSDPVSTLSWLPTQGSLSSFSNSTGYSSSSSSLPGSISAASGSPTDSSSSDGHRKSSRECMVCFESEVIAALVPCGHNLFCMECAMRICGKAEPECPACHTPATQAIHIFS from the exons aTGCCCGGCTCCATCTACCAGCCCGAGGGCGGGCAGCCCGCCCGCGGCCCGCCGCGCTGCCTGGCGCTGCtcagcccgccgccgcccgccgggcaGGACCCGCCGCCGGAGCCCGAGCCCGGGCGGGAGCGggaggcgccgccgccgccggcacAGGACGAAGCCGCCGCCCTGAGGTTCGCCCTGGACCAGCTCtcgctgctggggctggaggaggcggGCgagcgcgggcggcgggcggcggaggcgggcggcgcggggccggcggaaccggaggcggcggcgggcggcctGCAGGTGCGGGaacgcggcggcggcggcggcggctccccgccggcccccggccccgcctccccgcccgccgccttCGGGAACTTCGCCCCGCACCTGGCGCCGGCCGGCGCGCTGCTGGCCGAGCCGCTGGGCGCGCCGGGGAGCAGGAAGAAGAGCGTGAACATGACCGAGTGCGTGCCCGTGCCCAGCTCCGAGCACGTCGCCGAGATCGTGGGCCGGCAAG gctgcaaaaTCAAAGCTCTACGTGCCAAGACCAACACATACATCAAGACGCCAGTCAGGGGCGAGGAGCCCGTTTTCATCGTgactgggaggaaggaggacGTGGAGATGGCGAAAAGGGAGATCCTCTCGGCCGCTGAGCACTTCTCCATGATCCGGGCGACGCGCAACAAAGTGAATGGTCTGACAGGAGCGATGCAGGGCCCCCCCAACCTGCCGGGACAGACCACCATCCAGGTGAGGGTCCCGTACcgggtggtggggctggtggtggggcCCAAGGGAGCCACCATCAAGCGGATCCAGCAGCAGACGCACACCTACATCGTGACGCCCAGTCGGGACAAGGAGCCTGTCTTCGAGGTGACGGGCATGCCCGAGAACGTGGACCGGGCGAGGGAGGAGATCGAGGCGCACATCACCATGAGGACAGGCTCCTTCATCGATGTCAACGCCGACAACGACTTCCACTCCAACGGCACCGACGTCTGCCTCGACCTGCAGGGCAGCACGGCCAGCCTGTGGGCCAAggccccccaccctgcccaccgCCCCTCGGCCGCCCTCCGCAACGACAGCctcagctccctgggcagcgcCTCCACCGAGTCCTACTACAGCGGGCGGGTGGCGGAcgccagccccaccagcccctaCAGCACCAGCAGTGGCTTCACCTTCAGcgagcccccggccccgctgggcTCGGAGGAGTGCGACTTCGGCTTCGACTTCCTGGCCCTCGACCTCACGACGCCCACCACCATCTGGTCGCCCTTCGAGCGCTCGGCTAACCCCTTGCAagccttcagcagctgctcctccatCAACGGCTCGCAGAGACGCAACAGCAGCGCGGCCACACCGCGCCACTCGCCCACCCTCCCCGAGAGCGGCGGCGTGGCCCTGGACCACCCCTTAGCCCGCCGCATCCAGAGCGACCCCGTCAGCACCTTGTCCTGGCTGCCCACCCAGGGCTCgctctcctccttctccaacAGCACCGGctactcctcctcctcctcctccctgcccggCAGCATCTCCGCTGCCTCGGGCTCGCCCACCGACTCCAGCAGCTCTGACGGGCACCGCAAGAGCTCCCGCGAGTGCATGGTGTGTTTCGAGAGCGAGGTGATCGCCGCCTTGGTGCCCTGTGGCCACAACCTCTTCTGCATGGAGTGCGCCATGCGCATCTGCGGCAAAGCTGAGCCCGAGTGCCCCGCGTGCCACACTCCCGCCACCCAAGCCATCCACATCTTCTCCTAG